Part of the Pseudomonadota bacterium genome is shown below.
TGAAGCGGATGGCTTTGCTCTGCTGAAGGCGGTTGCCGCACTTGTTGCAGAAGGTTGCCTTCTCGTTGGCGGCCGTGCCGCACTTGCCACAGAATCTTGCCATCAGCGTCGAACTCTCGCCTTCACTCGGCTTCTCGGACGTCGGAGACGTGCTCGCACGGTGGGCCTGCAAGCCTGTTGCGGCGAGTAGATGGGGCTTCGGGATGCCGGGGGGGCGACTCCTCCACGGAGCGGGCGGGGGCGCGCCCGCACGCCACCTCAGCGGGCGCGTGGCCTACCTGTGGATGATACCCAGGGCGATTGCGATCTCCACCACGATGAGCACAACGATGACCATCTCGAGCCAGAGGTTGCGCTGGGCGTTGGTGAGCTCGACGATGACGTCGACCCCTTCTTGTATCAGGCCCAGCTTGTACTCGAGGGCGCGGTAGCGAACCTCGATGTCGAGGGTCGTCTTCATCTGCTTGAAGAGGCGGTCGAGGGCGGCGTTGTCCCAGGTGCCTTCGGGTTCGTCGAGGATGTACATGCGCGAGACGAGATCGCGACGCGTCGACAGCGAGATGCCGATGAAGCGGATGGTGTCGCGGTTGTACCGCGGAAGACGTCCGTGTCGCTTCATGGGCTCGCTGATGGTCTCGGCGCTGTCGAGCAGCTGCTCGACCTGGCGCTCGTAGTGCTCGAGCGTGGCCGATTGTGCGAGCAGGAGCGCGAGGATGCTGATCTTGGCGCGCGACAGGTCGTTGAGAACCGCGAGATCGAACGAGACCCGCTCGGTGCCGGTCGACTCGATGATGACGCGGAAGTCGTCGCTGGTGGGCTCTTCGGCGATGGGGGTGAAGCGATCTCGCACGGCGGCGATGATGCGCGCCTGCTGTGCTGCGGACACGTTGAAGAAGGCCACCGAGCCGAAGTCGTAGAGCGCGGCCCACGCATCGGGCTCTTCGGGGACGCGTACCACGAGGTCGGTGCCGCTCGGATCGATGTGGTCTGGCGCCGGCATGCCCATCGACTCGACGAGCTCGATGGCCGTCTTGATGGA
Proteins encoded:
- a CDS encoding RMD1 family protein; translated protein: MRASARRRSPGKIRWWPRCSRSWRRARAELLTTPTSSASSYTMVAFHVVEKLSIKTAIELVESMGMPAPDHIDPSGTDLVVRVPEEPDAWAALYDFGSVAFFNVSAAQQARIIAAVRDRFTPIAEEPTSDDFRVIIESTGTERVSFDLAVLNDLSRAKISILALLLAQSATLEHYERQVEQLLDSAETISEPMKRHGRLPRYNRDTIRFIGISLSTRRDLVSRMYILDEPEGTWDNAALDRLFKQMKTTLDIEVRYRALEYKLGLIQEGVDVIVELTNAQRNLWLEMVIVVLIVVEIAIALGIIHR